The following nucleotide sequence is from candidate division WOR-3 bacterium.
GTACGATTGGGGCGTGTGTATCTATTAAAGGGTGATGGGAACAATGCTCTGAATCAATGGAAACGTGCTCAGGCATTAGATCCCAAGAACGACAGATTGCGACAGGAAATTGAGATTCTTGGTGATTTTATATCCGTCTGAATATAATCGCTGAAAATAAGATGGGGAGAATGCTTGCCCAGAAGCATGTGGCAAAATCTTTGAATTTTGCTGTCCGTTTGGTTCACCGAGTTGGTGATGACATAGCAAGGCAGTCCCGCAGAGGCCTCCGGGTGTCCTTCAAAGGAGAAATCGATCTCGTTACGCAGTTTGATCGTGATGCTCAGGAGAAAATCGTCGCTGCCTTGAGCCGCGAATACCCGGACCACGGGATATTAAGCGAGGAAGACATCAATACGAATCCCGATAAGGACGTTCGGTGGATCGTTGATCCGCTCGATGGGACCACCAATTTTGCCCACGGCCTGCCGATATGGGCAATTTCCGTCGGGCTTGAGGTTGATGATGACGTTGTCCTCGGTGTCGTATACGACCCGAATAGGTGTGAAACTTTTACCGCGGTCAAGAATTGCGGGGCACGTTTGAATGGACGTAAGATCCGTGTGTCGCGCACCCGGAAGCTTGACAGAAGTCTGCTTGTGACAGGTTTCCCTTATGACATTCGGAGCAGCACACGGAATAACCTACAGCAATTCGGCGAATTCGCGGTGCGTGCACGTGCAGTCAGAAGGCTCGGTTCAGCAGCGTTGGATTTATGCTACACGGCATGTGGGCGATT
It contains:
- a CDS encoding inositol monophosphatase — encoded protein: MLAQKHVAKSLNFAVRLVHRVGDDIARQSRRGLRVSFKGEIDLVTQFDRDAQEKIVAALSREYPDHGILSEEDINTNPDKDVRWIVDPLDGTTNFAHGLPIWAISVGLEVDDDVVLGVVYDPNRCETFTAVKNCGARLNGRKIRVSRTRKLDRSLLVTGFPYDIRSSTRNNLQQFGEFAVRARAVRRLGSAALDLCYTACGRFDGYWELKLSPWDQAAGSLILREAGGKITDFKGRAFNIYGDEVLGTNGLIHRQMMKVLAKV